The DNA sequence ATGCGATCTTCACTAAGGCCAACGTTGCTTATTAAAATGATGTCATCAGATTTTTTGGTAGTGTAACAGACTCTTGCTTCTTTTTTGTGGGGAACTACCAGATAAGTAAAATAAGGACCGGGATTACTCGGGTCTACTATAATTGTATTAGGATTCCAATCGGGAGCTACTACTTTGTAGGTTTCTTCGAATTCAAATCTGTAAAATTGTGACTTTGAGGTTGGATCATTACTGGTTACCCTTATTTGTACACCTTTTTCTCCATCGATTGTTTCGATTATTGGCTCGACCTTAATTTCATTTACAGTAGTTAAAGTTTCAACTTCAGACGAATAGGATTTTCCGTCCTTGGATGTAATGTTTAGTTGGTATAATTTTCCGGTAATAGCCTGAAATGGAGTGTTTGAAACATAAAACCCTGAGGATTTTTCAAATTCAAATTCGTAAGTATTTTTATCACTATCTGTTACATAAACAGTTGCACCATCTTCAGGAGTTGGTCCATTTTCCTCAAGACGATAGGATCGGGTAATTTTAATTTCTTGTTTTTTTAATTCATTTGTAATGTTTGCCTGAACGACAAGAATGCTTTCAAACGTATTAGTTTTAAAAACATATTGCTCCGTACAACTGCTAATGAAAAGACAAAAAAGAGACAAAACAATTGTTTTGTACAGCAAATTAATATGTCGAATGGTATATTTCATCTATAAATTACTAAAATTTGATATTGTAAGTTATAGTTGGAATTGGCACCGAAAATATAGACGTTTTGTAGGCCTTTATCTGACCATTAGTGGTCACAAAAAAGATAGAATAAGGATTGTTTCTTCCTAAGACGTTATATATAGAAATGTTCCAAAAGCTATGTGATAACTTTTTAATTTTGTGATTGCCCTCAATGTTAAAACCTACATCTAAACGGTAATAGTCCGGAATTCTGAACTTGTTTCTGTCGCTGTATAAGGTATATTTAAGACCATTGTATTCGTAACTTCCAATTGGATAGGTGATAGGTCTTCCGGATTGGTACACAAAATTGGTAGATAAACTATATCTTTTTGTGAATTTATAGTTTAATACCGCACTTACTTCATGTGGTTTATCAAAATTTGTTGGGTAATAATGACCATTGTTTACTTTCTCATCAATAAACTGACTGTCAGATTTGATAAAAGTACGGGCATAAGTATAACCCAGCCAACCATTAAGTTTTCCTGCATTTTTTTTAAGTAGTAACTCAACTCCGTATGCTTTTCCTTCTCCCTGAAGCAGCTGTGTTTCCGGGTTTTTGTTTAATAACAATTCAGCTCCAACTTTATAATCTAACAGATTGTCTGATTTTTTATAATATCCTTCCAAGCTAAGTTCTAATTTATCATCGTCTAAGTTTTTGTAGAAACCTAATGAAAATTGCTGTGCATTTTGAGGTGCAATATGTGCATCTGATAACTTCCAGGCATCTGTAGGAGATTGCGTGGTGTTGCTGGTTAATAAATGGATGTATTGATACGTTTTATCATAGCTGGCTTTTACAGAGAAATCGTCTGTTATTAAGTAACGTGCGGCAATTCGGGGTTCGAATCCGCCATAAGTTTTAATGACTTCGTTTTTCTTGTAATCTTGGGTTCCTATGACGGTATCGTCGTTGATGGGAGAATTACTTTGATAGATTCTTTCTGTTGCTGGGCCCAGTGCTGAATATCTTGAATATCGCAGACCTAAAGTGATTAACAATTTTTCAGTTACATTGAAATTGTCTGAAAAATAAACCGCAGATTCTATTGCTTTTTCGTCGTCTATGTTTACCGGAATTAGGGTTGCTTCATCCGGTTTTTTCGGATTAAGATAACCCGGGTCAACGTTATAAAGTTTACTTGAAATACCATAGTTGAAAGCATGTTTTTTGTTTAGGTTGTAATTCCCATTTAAAATAAGTTGACTTTCATTTAGTTTATAACCATAATCAAACGAATTTATTCCTCCGTTGTTATAGTCAATGTTAAACTTGTATTCACTATTTGTAAATATTAAATCGGCTTTGCTTTTAGCGTTGAAGGAGTGATTCCATTTTAAAGAAACTAGTGCGTTGCTGTATTTGTACACAGAATCTGAAGAGATACTAAAACGGTCTTTGCTATAGTATAAGGTAGATTCAATAGTGTTATTGGCTGTTATTTTGTGATTGTATTTTACGATTGCATCAAAAAAATTAGCCTGGCTGTTTTTTAGCGATTCGTCTTCCAATTTTTTTAGAATCCATTCAGAGTACGTACCTCTAATACCTACAATCAAACTTGACTTGTTTTTTATAACAGGAGTACTTATCGAAAGATTACTGGTCACAGCTCCAAGTCCCGCTTCACCTGTAAATTTTTCGGGATTACCGTTTTTTGTGGTAATATCAAAAACGGAAGATAGTCTTCCTCCAAATCGGGAAGGGATACTCCCTTTGTAAATATCAACTTTGCTGGTTGTATACGGGTTTACTGCAGAGAAAAAACCAAGAAAATGTGAGGTATTGTATAAAACAGCATTGTCTAAAAGAATTAAATTCTGATCGTCTTTTCCTCCACGTACGTTGAAGCCTGCAGATCCTTCACCTGTAGTTTTTATTCCCGGTAAAGTAGTGGCAACTCTAAAGATATCACGTTCTCCAAGAACCAGAGGAACATTTTTTATTCCTTCCACGTCTATAGTAGAAACTCCGGCTACAGCTGTTTTTACATTTCTATTGGCATTTTTGTTGATAACAACCTCGTCCAGTTCATTAATACTTTCGTGAAGGGATACGTCTAAACTACCATTGTCATAAATCATAACAGGTTGCGTATCTTTTCTATGATTGATAGATTCTATTTGGATATAGTTAAGACCAAAAGGCAGTTCGATTTTGTAAAATCCCTGTTCGTTTGTTGTTGTACTGATCTCTTTATCGCGTACTTTGATGGTTACATTTGAAAGCGGTTTTTTGTTTTTTTCGTTTTTTATGATACCTGATAAGGTGAATGATTTTAGTTCTTCTCCCTTTTTCTCTTTCCCTATGTATACGATCCCATTAACAGTAGTATTTCGTTTTTTTGTATCGAGTTGTTGATGGAACAGCGGTTTTGTTACGGTCTTGTTTGCCGCAATAACTGCTGAAGTAGCAATTACAGGTTCGAAGTAATTATCGGGTAATGTACTGTGGATGATACTGTTTTTCGTCAGTATTATTTTTTTATCTGTGATGAAGTAATTTAGATTCGTGTTTTCAAAAACACCGGCAAGTACTTCGTCCAGTGAAGTGTCTGTATAGGTTTTGTTTATCAAAAAAGTATTAGATTTTATCCAGTTCTCATCAAAATAAAACTTGTAGCCGCTGGTTTTTTCGAGGCTTTCAATAGCTGTTTTCAGATCAGCATTTTTAAATTCAATGGAGATGTTATTCTTTTTTTCCTGACTAAATGTTAATGTATGAAAAGCGAATAAAAATAGGGTAAGTATAATTTTTCTCATTTTTTTAATTGGCTTCATTAGGGATAAGGTTGTTGATTCTTTTGATTAGATTTTCAAGAAAAACGTTCTTATCGGATTCTTCTAATTGAGAGTTAGAGTTGTAGTACTTTCTTATGTCACTTTTGTGCTCAGGAAAAATTTTAATAATATCGCTTTTTGAGCTGATCTTGTAGTAGACATCTTTGTATTTTAAGATATACTCGTTTTTGTCTCTAAACTCATCAGAACTGGCCAGGTTGGTTCCGTCTGATATTCTTTTAGTGTCTATAACTTTTGTCTTGGTCTTATGATGTTTGATGTAAAGCGTGTTGGTCTTAGAGAAAGTAAGTTCTTCATAATAACCGTTCATGAAGATAGGGCAGGTTGGGTTGTTGAAATTTATATTAACAAACCTTTTGTTGTTAAGCGTAAAGTAAGCTGTTTTTTCTTTGATTAGGCTGATACCTAAATAGTCGTATTCGCCATTGGCTTTCAAAACTAAAATGTCATTATTGACATCGTATTTGAGGTCAAGATTATGATAATTTTGGTTTTGATAATTAAGGTCTCCCTTACTATAGTCATTGGTCAGGTAGAAACTATGACTTTTGTCAAGAGTCCTGTAAAGGTTCACATAACGTGGCCCATTATAGAGATCTAAGTTGCTTTTGCCAATGGTTTTGTCAAACCAGCTGTTTAAGGAAGTAGTATTGCTTGATTGGCTACGTACGGTGTAAATTTGTAAGAATA is a window from the Flavobacterium cupriresistens genome containing:
- a CDS encoding DUF4249 domain-containing protein, producing the protein MKYTIRHINLLYKTIVLSLFCLFISSCTEQYVFKTNTFESILVVQANITNELKKQEIKITRSYRLEENGPTPEDGATVYVTDSDKNTYEFEFEKSSGFYVSNTPFQAITGKLYQLNITSKDGKSYSSEVETLTTVNEIKVEPIIETIDGEKGVQIRVTSNDPTSKSQFYRFEFEETYKVVAPDWNPNTIIVDPSNPGPYFTYLVVPHKKEARVCYTTKKSDDIILISNVGLSEDRIDLPIRFIGVKDPIILQRYSIIVREYVQNLASYTYYKTLKSLSTSASLLSQVQPGFNYGNLKSNDDADQKIVGYFEVSSVSSKRIFFNFRDIFIQDQYPPFFTPCYVKEYANCWGEVGCSGPKIHSLVAGSGFEEVYYAQRNKMATLLFVTAGCGDCSKISSNIRPLFWVD
- a CDS encoding TonB-dependent receptor, which gives rise to MRKIILTLFLFAFHTLTFSQEKKNNISIEFKNADLKTAIESLEKTSGYKFYFDENWIKSNTFLINKTYTDTSLDEVLAGVFENTNLNYFITDKKIILTKNSIIHSTLPDNYFEPVIATSAVIAANKTVTKPLFHQQLDTKKRNTTVNGIVYIGKEKKGEELKSFTLSGIIKNEKNKKPLSNVTIKVRDKEISTTTNEQGFYKIELPFGLNYIQIESINHRKDTQPVMIYDNGSLDVSLHESINELDEVVINKNANRNVKTAVAGVSTIDVEGIKNVPLVLGERDIFRVATTLPGIKTTGEGSAGFNVRGGKDDQNLILLDNAVLYNTSHFLGFFSAVNPYTTSKVDIYKGSIPSRFGGRLSSVFDITTKNGNPEKFTGEAGLGAVTSNLSISTPVIKNKSSLIVGIRGTYSEWILKKLEDESLKNSQANFFDAIVKYNHKITANNTIESTLYYSKDRFSISSDSVYKYSNALVSLKWNHSFNAKSKADLIFTNSEYKFNIDYNNGGINSFDYGYKLNESQLILNGNYNLNKKHAFNYGISSKLYNVDPGYLNPKKPDEATLIPVNIDDEKAIESAVYFSDNFNVTEKLLITLGLRYSRYSALGPATERIYQSNSPINDDTVIGTQDYKKNEVIKTYGGFEPRIAARYLITDDFSVKASYDKTYQYIHLLTSNTTQSPTDAWKLSDAHIAPQNAQQFSLGFYKNLDDDKLELSLEGYYKKSDNLLDYKVGAELLLNKNPETQLLQGEGKAYGVELLLKKNAGKLNGWLGYTYARTFIKSDSQFIDEKVNNGHYYPTNFDKPHEVSAVLNYKFTKRYSLSTNFVYQSGRPITYPIGSYEYNGLKYTLYSDRNKFRIPDYYRLDVGFNIEGNHKIKKLSHSFWNISIYNVLGRNNPYSIFFVTTNGQIKAYKTSIFSVPIPTITYNIKF